The DNA segment GCACGACCGCCTCTACAAGTTCTACTTCTACGAAAACTTCATGATCCCGCGGCAGGAATACGATCACTATTGCCGCTGGGCTTCGCAGCAGCTTCCCGCGTGCCGCTTCGGAGAGGACGTGGTCGACGTCACCCACGAGGCAGCGTCGGACAGCTTCGTAGTCGAAAGCCAGTCCGCCTCGGGCGCAAGGCAGCGCTATCGAAGCCGTAACATCGCAATCGGTGTCGGCACGGCGCCTTTCCTGCCGCAATGGGCGCGGACCAAGACGACGGCACCGCTCCTGCATTCGAGCGAATTCGGCAAGCGGCGCATGGAACTTTCGAAACGCCGCCGCATAACCGTTGTCGGCTCCGGGCAAAGTGCCGCCGAGTGCGTCCTTGCGCTCTATAACGATCTGACGCCCGAGATGGTCGCGGCTGGCGCTTCCATCCAGTGGATCACCCGCTCGGCCGGGTTCTTCCCGATGGAGTATTCAAAGCTCGGGCTCGAATATTTCACGCCCGACTACATGCGCCATTTCCATCAGATCACGCCAGCGAAGCGCCGCGAAATCGTCGCAAGCCAGGGCCTGCTCTATAAGGGCATCAGCTTTTCGACCATCGGTGAGATCTTCGATCTTCTCTATCAACGCTCGGTCGGAGGGCGCGATCCCGGCCTCTCGCTTTTTTCCAATTGCGAGGTCGAGACGCTGGAGAGCGCAGGACCGTCAGGGGCATTCCGCATCGGCATCAGCCATAACCATCTGGGTGAGAAGGCAACCGTCGAGACGGATGCGATCGTCGCCGCGACCGGCTACCGGCATTGCTGGCCGGAATGGCTCGACAATCTCAAGGGCGGCGTCCTTGATACCTGCGAGCGGGGCGACCTGATCGTCGGCGAGGATTTCCGCGCCCGCCGCAGCGATGGCGGTAAAGCCAATGTCTTCGTCCAGAACGCCGAAACCTTTCATCACGGGGTCGGCGCCCCGGATCTCGGCCTTGGCGCCTTCCGCAACGCCGCCATCGTCAACCAGCTTCTGGGCCGCGAACACTACCGGGTCAGCGCGCCGGCGTCCTTCCAGACCTTTGGCCTGCCTCCCGGCCAGAACAGCCCGTCCTCGATTTCAGGAGATTTCTATGCCCATGCGTCATGATCCGCTTCTTCCCGGCGCCTTTTCCAGGGAGCTTTGGCAACAGGTCTCCAGACGTCTTCTGGCAAAGGTCATCGAGGAGTTCGCCTACGAACGCGTCTTCGACGTTGCGCAGGAAAGGCCGGGCCACTATCGCATCGACATCGGCGAGGCTGCCTATCGCTTCAAAGCCAAGCGCTATGTGTTCGACAACCTCTCGGTCGAGCCCGAAAGCATCGTGAAGAAGGATGGTGATGCCGACATTCCCCTCGATGATCCGCTTGCCTTTTG comes from the Sinorhizobium garamanticum genome and includes:
- the basC gene encoding putative histamine N-monooxygenase, with translation MTDFDLAGIGIGPFNLGLAALLSSHKNLSSVFFERKPAFRWHEGLILPGTTLQVPFLADLVTMADPTHSLSFLNYLAKHDRLYKFYFYENFMIPRQEYDHYCRWASQQLPACRFGEDVVDVTHEAASDSFVVESQSASGARQRYRSRNIAIGVGTAPFLPQWARTKTTAPLLHSSEFGKRRMELSKRRRITVVGSGQSAAECVLALYNDLTPEMVAAGASIQWITRSAGFFPMEYSKLGLEYFTPDYMRHFHQITPAKRREIVASQGLLYKGISFSTIGEIFDLLYQRSVGGRDPGLSLFSNCEVETLESAGPSGAFRIGISHNHLGEKATVETDAIVAATGYRHCWPEWLDNLKGGVLDTCERGDLIVGEDFRARRSDGGKANVFVQNAETFHHGVGAPDLGLGAFRNAAIVNQLLGREHYRVSAPASFQTFGLPPGQNSPSSISGDFYAHAS